The Flavobacterium sp. 123 genome contains a region encoding:
- a CDS encoding glycoside hydrolase family 30 beta sandwich domain-containing protein: MKNKNNNIKAFLLAGLSIILIQCSPITDSVKQKPTPPIVTSQVDFWLTKADQSVRLEKQSSILAFGSDHNVYPNIEVDDAQTFQSIDGFGYTLTGGSAEVINQLNSQKRQELLQELFGNNANSISISYLRISIGASDLNATPFTYDDLPSGQTDVNLDNFSLSPDKDDLIPMLKEIVAINPNIKIMATPWSPPVWMKDNAGFVGGSLKPQYYGVYAQYFVKYIQKMKEEGITIDAITPQNEPLHPGNNPSMLMTALQQADFIKNHLGPAFQAVNSTVKIVVYDHNCNKPEYPITVLSDAAAYPFISGSAFHLYEGDISALSTVHNAFPDKSVYFTEQYTSNSGSFDGDLKWHVKNVVIGSMRNWSKTALEWNLANNAAFGPHTDGGCDTCKGALTINGSDSFSRNVGFYIISHASKFVPTGSVRIASNIIGNLNNVAFKTPTGKKVLIVENDGNTTENFNIKHNGVWVTTSLEAGAVGTYIW, translated from the coding sequence ATGAAAAATAAAAACAACAATATAAAGGCTTTTCTTCTGGCTGGATTATCAATCATTTTGATTCAATGTTCGCCAATTACAGATTCTGTAAAACAGAAGCCTACACCTCCAATCGTTACAAGTCAAGTTGATTTTTGGCTGACCAAAGCAGATCAATCGGTTCGTCTTGAAAAACAATCTTCCATTTTAGCATTTGGTTCGGATCATAATGTATATCCTAATATTGAAGTAGATGATGCCCAAACATTTCAAAGTATTGATGGCTTTGGGTATACTTTAACAGGTGGAAGTGCTGAAGTTATCAATCAATTAAATTCTCAAAAAAGACAAGAATTGTTGCAAGAATTATTTGGCAACAATGCAAATTCAATAAGCATAAGTTATTTGAGAATTAGTATTGGTGCTTCTGATTTGAATGCAACACCATTCACGTATGATGATTTGCCAAGCGGACAAACGGATGTGAATCTCGATAATTTTAGTTTGTCTCCCGATAAGGATGATTTGATTCCAATGTTGAAAGAAATTGTAGCCATCAACCCAAATATTAAAATCATGGCTACCCCATGGTCTCCACCAGTTTGGATGAAAGACAATGCTGGTTTTGTTGGCGGAAGCTTAAAGCCTCAATATTATGGTGTTTATGCACAGTATTTTGTGAAGTATATTCAGAAAATGAAAGAAGAAGGAATTACAATTGATGCAATTACACCACAAAATGAACCGTTGCATCCTGGAAATAATCCAAGCATGTTAATGACTGCATTGCAACAAGCTGATTTCATCAAAAATCATTTAGGTCCTGCTTTTCAGGCTGTAAATAGTACCGTTAAAATTGTTGTTTACGATCACAATTGCAACAAACCTGAGTATCCTATAACGGTATTAAGTGATGCCGCTGCTTATCCTTTTATAAGTGGTTCAGCCTTTCATTTGTATGAAGGAGATATCAGTGCATTATCAACAGTGCATAATGCTTTTCCAGACAAAAGCGTATATTTTACAGAGCAATATACTTCAAATTCAGGCAGTTTTGATGGAGACTTAAAATGGCATGTAAAAAATGTAGTTATAGGTTCAATGCGCAATTGGAGTAAAACTGCTTTAGAATGGAATTTGGCAAATAATGCTGCTTTTGGACCGCATACTGATGGAGGATGTGATACCTGTAAAGGCGCATTGACAATTAATGGAAGTGATAGTTTTTCTAGAAATGTTGGGTTTTATATCATTTCTCATGCTTCTAAATTTGTTCCAACGGGTTCGGTTAGAATTGCAAGTAATATAATTGGTAATTTGAACAATGTGGCTTTTAAAACGCCAACGGGTAAAAAAGTACTAATCGTAGAGAACGACGGAAATACTACCGAAAATTTTAATATTAAACACAATGGTGTTTGGGTAACAACTTCGCTAGAAGCGGGTGCTGTCGGAACTTATATTTGGTAA
- a CDS encoding RagB/SusD family nutrient uptake outer membrane protein — protein MKLVKNYLKIFTALMMLFLTSCSDYLDTEPITEEATSLNSDIVIKDAAAAESRMNAVYGTFGSGYWQLDFFLVGDGQSDNAYMGADNPAIFQYETYEMLSTNSQMKGDWNDIYNNINTCNIVINYVDQATDLSATRKNEMIGEASLIRALNHFQAVQLWGDCPIAKEAIFSISSANFDAAFDALFPARKPVAEVYAQIIADCLVAIDKAPDASNKFKANKMAANALLAKVYATMPNPDWAKVNQYCDVVIGGGYTLLPTFDHLFDSAHEGNAESIWEVNGDGWGSPIGAWDTFMFLGTDWKKFNAPSHTLIQAFANNGDTQRLASTVTRENVGWADAYWSSTGYPFAYKMRDTNGNQNYYIARLADILLLKAEALASTGDVSGAMSLVNQVRTRAGIATISASSQSDAIDKVLEERLMELAFEGDRWFDLKRMGKAIQLLSQQKDGNGNVLPFASNINQNRLLWPIPQDKLDANTLLTQNPGY, from the coding sequence ATGAAATTAGTTAAAAATTATTTAAAAATATTCACGGCATTGATGATGTTATTTTTAACATCCTGTTCGGATTATTTAGATACAGAACCTATAACGGAAGAAGCTACTTCCCTAAATAGTGATATTGTAATAAAAGATGCCGCTGCTGCTGAATCTAGAATGAATGCAGTGTATGGAACTTTTGGTTCTGGTTATTGGCAATTGGATTTCTTCTTGGTTGGTGACGGTCAATCTGATAACGCATATATGGGTGCAGATAATCCTGCTATTTTTCAATATGAAACCTATGAAATGTTGTCTACTAATTCGCAAATGAAAGGCGATTGGAATGATATTTACAACAACATAAACACTTGTAATATTGTGATTAATTATGTTGATCAAGCTACAGATTTAAGTGCAACTCGTAAAAACGAAATGATTGGTGAGGCTTCATTAATTAGAGCTCTGAATCATTTTCAAGCAGTTCAATTATGGGGTGATTGCCCAATTGCAAAAGAAGCAATCTTTTCAATTTCGAGCGCCAATTTTGACGCAGCATTCGATGCATTATTCCCAGCAAGAAAACCAGTCGCTGAAGTTTATGCGCAAATTATTGCTGATTGTTTAGTTGCAATCGACAAAGCGCCAGATGCTTCTAATAAATTTAAAGCAAATAAAATGGCGGCCAATGCACTTCTTGCAAAAGTATATGCTACGATGCCAAATCCTGATTGGGCAAAAGTAAATCAATACTGCGATGTGGTTATAGGCGGTGGTTATACACTTTTGCCAACTTTTGATCATCTTTTTGATAGTGCTCATGAAGGAAATGCGGAATCAATTTGGGAAGTAAATGGTGACGGATGGGGTAGCCCAATTGGAGCTTGGGATACTTTTATGTTTTTAGGAACAGATTGGAAAAAATTCAATGCTCCTTCTCATACTTTAATTCAAGCTTTTGCGAACAATGGCGATACACAACGATTAGCATCTACTGTAACAAGAGAAAATGTGGGTTGGGCTGACGCTTATTGGTCTTCAACAGGCTATCCATTTGCTTATAAAATGAGAGATACTAATGGTAACCAAAACTACTATATTGCTCGTTTAGCAGATATTTTATTATTGAAAGCAGAAGCTTTGGCAAGTACTGGTGACGTTTCTGGAGCCATGTCTTTAGTAAATCAAGTTAGAACTAGAGCAGGAATTGCTACAATTAGTGCTTCAAGTCAATCTGATGCAATAGATAAAGTTCTTGAAGAAAGATTAATGGAATTAGCTTTCGAAGGGGATCGTTGGTTTGATTTAAAAAGAATGGGAAAAGCTATTCAATTATTATCTCAACAAAAAGATGGTAATGGAAACGTTCTACCTTTTGCATCCAATATTAATCAAAATAGACTTTTGTGGCCTATTCCTCAAGATAAATTAGATGCGAATACGCTATTAACTCAAAATCCTGGATATTAA
- a CDS encoding glycoside hydrolase family 3 C-terminal domain-containing protein, with translation MKKIILLLIGVALSSQSYAQSVDYREKATKLVAKMTLEEKASLCSGETAWSTKAIARLGIPSIFMTDGPHGLRKAVGFDFTNSVPATCFPTASAVASSWNPALAQKMGEALGIESQANDVQILLGPGVNMKRSPLGGRNFEYFSEDPILAGTIATGYINGVQSQGVGTSIKHFAANSQETERMSNSSNVDERTLNEIYFPAFEMAVKNAQPWTVMCSYNKLNGVYASENGYLLTQTLKDKWGLKGFVVSDWGAVNERVAGVDAGLNLEMPASGGFNDKKIVEAVKKGTLSEARLDQIVTELLAVTLKAKDSHKKGIVVDKVKNNELARQVSGECIVLLKNDNAILPLKSSLKKIAIVGDFAKNPRYQGAGSSQVRPTQILNALTELQKLAKGTEFSFSSGYNTAGETDEAKIAEAVQNAKNAELVILFAGLPDSYESEGYDRANLDMPAGHNKLIAEVAKVNKNVVVVLMNGAAVSMPWKNDVSAIVEAYLGGQAGGGAIADILTGKVNPSGKLSETFPARVEDTPAAIDFPSRDGNANYGEGIFIGYRYYDKKKIEPIFPFGYGLSYTTFGYSDINTNTTSAKDSDDITISVKVKNTGKIAGKEVVQLYVHEQETEIARPENELKHFEKVSLLPGEEKTVSFKLTSRDFAYYNAKSHDWVVKSGKFDVLVGSSSRNLSLKQTIDIQSTRPAKVVLTRESLFKEFKKAPNSEAIYAQIVQSFTGATKKAETEDEKKAAAFLEAMLADMPINKFLLLSGGKFTEENLDAILKAVNQN, from the coding sequence ATGAAAAAAATTATTTTACTACTTATTGGTGTAGCATTGTCATCACAATCCTATGCTCAAAGTGTAGATTATAGAGAAAAAGCAACAAAATTAGTTGCAAAAATGACACTTGAAGAAAAAGCTTCTTTGTGTTCTGGAGAAACTGCATGGTCAACAAAAGCAATCGCTAGACTAGGCATACCTTCTATTTTTATGACAGATGGACCTCACGGTTTACGTAAAGCAGTAGGTTTTGATTTCACAAATAGTGTTCCTGCAACTTGTTTCCCAACAGCTTCTGCAGTTGCCTCTTCTTGGAATCCAGCTTTAGCTCAAAAAATGGGTGAAGCATTAGGAATTGAATCTCAAGCAAACGATGTTCAAATATTATTAGGTCCAGGAGTAAATATGAAACGTTCTCCACTTGGAGGAAGAAATTTTGAATATTTTTCTGAAGATCCAATCTTAGCAGGAACTATTGCGACTGGATATATAAACGGAGTTCAAAGTCAAGGTGTGGGTACATCTATAAAACATTTTGCAGCAAATAGTCAAGAAACTGAACGTATGTCAAACAGTTCAAATGTAGACGAGCGTACTTTGAATGAAATCTATTTTCCTGCATTTGAAATGGCTGTAAAAAATGCACAACCATGGACTGTTATGTGTTCTTACAATAAATTAAATGGAGTTTATGCTTCAGAAAATGGATATTTATTAACTCAAACTTTAAAAGACAAATGGGGTTTAAAAGGCTTTGTAGTTTCTGACTGGGGTGCGGTTAATGAAAGAGTAGCTGGCGTAGATGCTGGATTGAATTTAGAAATGCCTGCAAGTGGTGGTTTCAACGACAAAAAAATTGTTGAAGCAGTTAAAAAAGGTACTTTGTCAGAAGCAAGATTAGACCAAATTGTAACCGAATTACTTGCTGTAACATTAAAAGCAAAAGACAGTCATAAAAAAGGAATCGTTGTTGACAAAGTAAAAAACAACGAATTAGCAAGACAAGTAAGTGGCGAATGTATTGTATTATTGAAAAATGACAATGCTATATTACCATTGAAATCTTCTTTGAAAAAAATTGCAATTGTTGGAGATTTTGCTAAAAACCCACGTTATCAAGGTGCTGGTAGTTCACAAGTACGTCCTACTCAAATCTTAAATGCATTGACTGAATTACAAAAACTAGCTAAAGGAACTGAATTTAGTTTCTCAAGTGGTTACAATACAGCTGGAGAAACTGACGAGGCTAAAATTGCCGAAGCTGTTCAAAACGCAAAAAATGCTGAATTAGTTATTCTTTTTGCTGGATTACCAGACTCATACGAATCAGAAGGATATGACAGAGCAAATTTAGACATGCCTGCTGGTCACAATAAATTGATTGCTGAAGTAGCAAAAGTGAATAAAAATGTTGTGGTAGTATTGATGAATGGAGCTGCAGTTTCTATGCCATGGAAAAATGATGTTTCTGCTATTGTTGAGGCATATCTAGGTGGTCAAGCTGGTGGTGGTGCTATTGCTGACATATTAACTGGAAAAGTAAATCCTTCTGGAAAATTATCTGAAACATTCCCAGCACGTGTTGAGGATACGCCTGCTGCAATAGATTTCCCTTCAAGAGATGGGAATGCTAATTATGGTGAAGGTATTTTCATTGGATACCGTTATTATGACAAAAAGAAAATAGAACCAATCTTCCCTTTTGGATACGGATTAAGCTATACCACTTTTGGATATTCTGACATAAATACAAATACTACTTCTGCAAAAGATTCTGATGACATTACAATCTCAGTGAAAGTAAAAAATACTGGAAAAATTGCAGGTAAAGAAGTTGTTCAATTGTATGTTCATGAACAAGAAACTGAAATCGCAAGACCAGAAAACGAATTGAAACACTTTGAAAAAGTAAGTTTACTTCCTGGTGAAGAGAAAACAGTTAGTTTCAAATTGACTTCTCGTGACTTTGCTTATTACAATGCAAAATCTCATGATTGGGTTGTAAAATCAGGAAAATTTGATGTTCTAGTTGGAAGTTCTTCTCGTAACTTATCTTTAAAACAAACAATAGATATTCAATCTACAAGACCAGCTAAAGTGGTTCTTACTCGTGAATCTTTATTTAAAGAATTCAAAAAAGCACCTAACAGCGAAGCTATTTATGCACAAATCGTACAAAGTTTTACTGGAGCTACTAAAAAAGCAGAAACAGAAGACGAGAAAAAAGCAGCTGCTTTCCTTGAGGCTATGTTAGCTGATATGCCAATAAACAAATTCTTGTTATTGTCTGGAGGAAAATTCACAGAAGAAAATCTGGATGCTATCTTAAAAGCAGTAAACCAGAATTAA
- a CDS encoding sialate O-acetylesterase codes for MKSILIVLIMPFFILAQPKKDTIRVFYLGGQSNMEGFGFVKNLPDSLNKKNKNVFIYHGNSVEDNNETGGLGKWDFLEPGHGTGFSSDGKVNKLSDRFGVELSMAKKLQELYPNQKLAFIKYARNGSSIDSVGTTGFGAWEPDFRGGKGINQYDFFLKTVNNAMAVNDINGDGVEDILIPTGIIWMQGESDSDKTEQIANQYYANLKRLMELMKAAFRNADLPIVIGKISDSGDDTDGKVWRFGELVQYGQEKFALVEPNVAIVRTTNSYKYSDRYHYDNNGFIDLGKQFANSIFLLNAKKKH; via the coding sequence ATGAAATCTATTTTAATAGTTCTTATAATGCCCTTTTTTATTTTGGCACAGCCAAAAAAAGATACAATAAGAGTGTTTTATTTGGGAGGGCAATCAAACATGGAAGGGTTTGGATTTGTAAAAAACCTGCCGGATTCTTTAAATAAAAAAAATAAAAATGTTTTTATTTATCATGGAAATTCTGTTGAAGATAATAATGAAACAGGAGGTTTAGGAAAATGGGACTTTTTAGAGCCAGGTCATGGTACTGGATTTTCATCTGATGGAAAAGTGAATAAACTTTCGGACAGATTCGGTGTCGAGTTGTCAATGGCTAAAAAGTTGCAAGAATTATATCCAAATCAAAAACTCGCTTTTATAAAATATGCCAGAAATGGATCTTCAATTGATAGTGTAGGAACTACTGGTTTTGGTGCTTGGGAGCCTGATTTTAGAGGAGGGAAAGGAATCAATCAATATGATTTTTTTCTAAAAACCGTTAATAATGCAATGGCTGTAAATGATATAAATGGCGATGGAGTGGAGGATATTTTGATTCCAACTGGGATTATTTGGATGCAAGGAGAAAGTGATTCTGATAAAACAGAGCAAATTGCAAATCAATATTATGCAAATTTGAAACGATTGATGGAACTAATGAAAGCAGCTTTTAGAAATGCTGATTTACCTATTGTGATTGGAAAAATATCTGATTCAGGTGATGATACTGATGGGAAAGTATGGCGTTTTGGTGAATTAGTACAATACGGACAAGAAAAATTTGCATTAGTAGAACCTAATGTAGCTATTGTAAGAACTACAAATAGTTATAAATATTCAGATAGATATCATTATGATAACAACGGATTTATTGACTTAGGGAAACAATTTGCAAATTCAATTTTTCTTTTAAATGCTAAAAAGAAACATTAA
- a CDS encoding fibronectin type III-like domain-contianing protein, giving the protein MIKEKLSFYNAALQWVSVPGEFEVMIGSSSADI; this is encoded by the coding sequence TTGATAAAGGAAAAATTATCTTTTTATAATGCGGCATTACAGTGGGTTTCAGTGCCGGGTGAATTTGAAGTAATGATTGGTTCATCTTCCGCTGATATTTGA
- a CDS encoding endonuclease/exonuclease/phosphatase family protein has protein sequence MKKSKNRIVSIVFVLMGLFSYGQNLKLMTYNIRLDVASDGENDWTHRKDFWASQVQFYDPDIFGVQEAKPNQVIDIATALSKYNNVGIGREGIGKGESSNIFYKKEQFEIKETNTFWLSETPNEISKGWDAAFNRVCTYALFKDLKTKKMFWVFNTHLDHMGEEARTKGIQLILSKITELNSKKYPVVFMGDFNSEPNEERIVSLKKVMDDTREISEEKPFGPSGTFNNFNHNEPVNKLIDYIFISKNSFFKVKKYAVLSDSKELRYPSDHLPVYVEINFK, from the coding sequence ATGAAAAAATCAAAAAACAGAATTGTTTCTATCGTTTTTGTCCTAATGGGTTTGTTTTCGTATGGTCAAAATTTAAAATTAATGACCTACAATATTCGACTTGATGTTGCTAGCGATGGGGAAAATGATTGGACGCATCGTAAAGATTTTTGGGCTTCACAAGTTCAATTTTATGATCCAGATATTTTTGGAGTTCAAGAAGCAAAACCCAATCAGGTAATTGACATTGCAACGGCTCTTTCTAAATATAACAATGTAGGTATTGGAAGAGAAGGAATTGGTAAAGGTGAATCTTCAAATATTTTTTACAAAAAAGAACAATTTGAGATTAAAGAAACAAATACTTTTTGGCTTTCTGAAACGCCAAATGAAATTTCAAAAGGTTGGGATGCTGCCTTTAATAGAGTGTGTACGTATGCGCTTTTTAAAGATTTGAAAACAAAAAAAATGTTTTGGGTTTTCAATACGCATTTAGATCACATGGGGGAAGAAGCAAGAACCAAAGGAATACAACTTATTCTTTCTAAAATAACAGAATTAAATTCAAAAAAATATCCCGTAGTTTTTATGGGAGATTTTAATTCTGAACCTAACGAAGAAAGAATAGTATCACTAAAAAAAGTAATGGATGATACCAGAGAAATATCCGAAGAAAAACCTTTTGGTCCCTCTGGAACATTCAATAATTTCAATCATAATGAACCTGTAAATAAATTAATCGATTATATTTTTATTTCTAAAAATAGCTTTTTTAAAGTAAAGAAATATGCTGTTTTGAGTGATTCAAAAGAGCTACGATATCCATCTGATCATTTGCCGGTTTATGTTGAAATAAATTTTAAATAA
- a CDS encoding glycoside hydrolase family 30 beta sandwich domain-containing protein → MKKITILTFLAVSFIAFSQQKSKIPTKFFSTKDKIVTVYTTADSTKLRLTQTDKLVFVASKQPLETEISVFVEPTKTFQTLLGIGGAITDASAEVFAKLSKEKQQEFLNAYYDKEKGIGYSLLRTTIHSSDFSSGSYTYIKEGDASLSTFTIDHDRQYRLPLLKEAIKTAGGKIVLYVSPWSPPAFMKSNGSMLKGGTLMPQYYQAWANYYAKFIKAYEKEGIPIWGLTIQNEPMATQTWESCVYSAEAERDFLKNYLGPTIKREGLGDKKIIVWDHNRDLMNQRANTIFSDPEASKYAWGMGFHWYETWAGGMPMFDNVRKVHEAYPTKNLLFTEGCVERFDAKKYQFWANGERYGTSMINDFNNGTVGWTDWNILLDQNGGPNHVGNFCFAPIHMDTNSGELIYTPSYYYIGHFSKFIRPDAKRVSTAVSRSSLISTSFLNKDGKMVTVVMNQSNKSVTYNLMIASEKTVVTIPAHGIQTLVY, encoded by the coding sequence ATGAAAAAAATAACAATATTGACATTTTTAGCGGTATCTTTTATCGCATTTTCTCAGCAAAAAAGTAAAATACCCACTAAATTTTTTTCTACAAAAGATAAAATAGTTACGGTTTATACCACAGCTGATAGTACAAAATTAAGGCTAACACAAACCGATAAGCTCGTTTTTGTGGCTTCTAAACAACCTTTGGAAACAGAGATTTCTGTTTTTGTGGAACCAACTAAAACTTTTCAAACTTTATTAGGAATTGGAGGTGCAATCACGGATGCCAGTGCTGAGGTTTTTGCTAAATTATCCAAAGAAAAACAGCAAGAATTTTTGAATGCCTATTATGATAAAGAAAAAGGAATTGGCTATTCTTTATTAAGAACTACCATTCATAGCTCTGATTTTAGTAGCGGAAGCTATACATATATAAAAGAAGGAGACGCGTCTTTGTCTACATTTACTATTGATCATGACAGACAATATAGGTTGCCTTTGCTTAAAGAAGCGATTAAAACGGCTGGCGGAAAAATAGTACTTTATGTTTCTCCTTGGAGTCCACCCGCTTTTATGAAAAGTAATGGAAGCATGTTAAAAGGAGGTACTTTAATGCCACAATACTATCAAGCTTGGGCGAATTATTATGCAAAATTTATCAAAGCATACGAAAAAGAAGGAATCCCAATTTGGGGACTTACAATCCAAAACGAACCTATGGCAACCCAAACTTGGGAATCATGTGTTTATAGCGCAGAAGCAGAACGCGATTTCTTGAAAAATTATCTTGGACCAACAATTAAAAGAGAAGGTTTAGGAGATAAGAAAATTATAGTTTGGGATCACAATCGTGATTTAATGAATCAAAGAGCCAATACCATTTTCTCAGATCCAGAAGCGTCAAAGTATGCTTGGGGAATGGGATTCCATTGGTATGAAACTTGGGCTGGCGGAATGCCAATGTTTGATAATGTTCGTAAAGTTCACGAAGCTTATCCGACTAAAAATCTATTATTTACAGAAGGTTGTGTAGAACGATTTGACGCTAAAAAATACCAATTCTGGGCTAACGGAGAACGTTACGGAACTTCAATGATTAATGATTTTAATAACGGTACTGTAGGTTGGACAGATTGGAATATTCTTTTAGATCAAAATGGTGGTCCAAATCATGTGGGGAATTTTTGCTTTGCTCCAATTCATATGGATACTAATTCGGGAGAATTAATTTATACTCCTAGCTATTATTATATTGGACATTTCTCAAAATTTATTCGTCCTGATGCCAAAAGAGTAAGTACAGCAGTAAGTAGAAGTAGCTTGATAAGCACTTCTTTTCTTAACAAAGATGGGAAAATGGTAACGGTAGTTATGAATCAAAGCAACAAAAGTGTTACCTATAATTTGATGATAGCTTCAGAGAAAACGGTTGTAACAATTCCAGCTCATGGAATTCAGACATTAGTGTATTAA
- a CDS encoding NUDIX hydrolase — MLNSTLKDSERYQPGLSIDCVIFGFSDNQLKVLLIKTIYGEKWGLPGGFVSKDEDLDLAANSVLYKRTGLEGIFLRQFATFGAVKRNEGHFDDALFAKLGTPFEDRGWFLQRFITVGYYALVDILKAVPQRKVDTELVEWIDHNAVPDLILDHKEIIDRALETLRMELNLMPIGYNLLPEKFTIPELQRLYETILGKKLDRRNFLRKITSIGILTKLDEKKSNVAHKAPNLYSFDKERYDAVLKSGLNQGW; from the coding sequence ATGTTAAATTCCACTTTGAAAGACTCTGAAAGATACCAGCCAGGTTTATCTATAGATTGCGTTATTTTTGGCTTTAGTGATAATCAATTGAAAGTTTTATTGATAAAAACAATTTATGGTGAAAAATGGGGATTGCCCGGAGGTTTTGTTTCTAAGGATGAAGATTTAGATCTTGCAGCCAATAGTGTTTTGTATAAAAGAACGGGTTTAGAAGGTATTTTTCTGAGACAATTTGCCACTTTTGGTGCTGTAAAAAGAAACGAAGGTCATTTTGACGATGCTCTTTTTGCTAAGTTAGGCACTCCTTTTGAAGATAGGGGATGGTTTTTGCAACGTTTTATAACAGTAGGTTATTATGCCTTGGTCGATATTTTAAAAGCGGTACCGCAACGCAAAGTAGATACAGAATTAGTAGAGTGGATAGATCATAATGCGGTTCCAGATTTAATTTTGGATCACAAGGAAATCATTGATAGAGCTTTAGAGACGCTACGTATGGAGTTGAATTTAATGCCTATTGGGTATAACTTACTTCCTGAAAAATTTACTATTCCTGAATTACAAAGACTTTATGAAACGATATTAGGAAAAAAACTAGATCGTAGAAATTTTCTTCGTAAGATAACTTCAATAGGAATATTGACTAAATTAGATGAAAAGAAAAGTAATGTTGCTCATAAAGCACCTAACTTATATAGTTTCGATAAAGAGCGATATGATGCCGTTTTGAAAAGCGGACTGAATCAAGGTTGGTAA